One Salvia splendens isolate huo1 chromosome 12, SspV2, whole genome shotgun sequence genomic window carries:
- the LOC121758566 gene encoding uncharacterized protein LOC121758566: MKKKKLQKSDLKLPLHCSEIIQKQRPAKQRDPSQFIIRCSIGNGKVDKALYDLGASINIMPLEYYGKLNIGPLKSTYVCLRMVDNIATKAVRVIDDVLVKVDDFIFPADFFVLDIKVDKQVPLILGRNFLATCKALIDVGRGEITISDHGGKSTYYIESAMLKDEEARRAKKEEYYRMVMMCDKSKLFDQKKGEDPSNPSIFIVYPTPTSQETKRKILSLCVHLCRKG, encoded by the coding sequence ATGAAGAAGAAAAAGCTCCAGAAATCTGATCTAAAGCTACCTCTTCATTGTAGTGAAATCATCCAAAAGCAAAGGCCTGCCAAGCAGAGGGATCCGAGCCAATTCATCATTCGCTGTTCCATCGGGAATGGTAAAGTAGACAAGGCTCTTTATGATCTTGGAGCTAGCATCAACATAATGCCTTTGGAGTACTACGGGAAGCTCAACATTGGGCCACTCAAATCCACATATGTTTGCTTAAGGATGGTTGACAATATTGCAACAAAGGCGGTACGGGTAATTGACGATGTATTGGTAAAGGTTGATGATTTTATATTCCCTGCCGATTTCTTTGTTTTAGacataaaagttgataaacaagtTCCTCTGATCTTAGGCAGAAACTTTCTAGCCACGTGCAAAGCTCTTATTGATGTAGGTAGAGGAGAAATCACAATAAGTGACCATGGAGGAAAGTCAACTTACTACATCGAGAGTGCAATGCTTAAAGATGAAGAGGCAAGGAGAGCAAAGAAAGAAGAGTACTATAGGATGGTTATGATGTGTGATAAATCTAAACTATTCGACCAGAAAAAAGGGGAAGATCCTTCTAACCCTTCTATTTTCATAGTTTATCCCACTCCTACCTCTCAAGAAACTAAAAGGAAAATCCTAAGTCTTTGCGTACACCTATGCAGAAAAGGATAG
- the LOC121758104 gene encoding uncharacterized protein LOC121758104 produces MDSLFLISLSLSLSFSMSLSLEIKSSTTLDSIIRDYTLQSYTNNSFKTGKLYTINLPANLSGSVHADAIRLRCGSLQRYGASIKEFHLNKSINVHPCLERVILIRQRIESKNLSSLYYDDNALSGYELISPILTLTAYSLYGSNATTIDLGPITIDFSSVENKSKSNILLCASFGVDKKEVVLTKQVGDNVCGAAREGRFGVVREQGLMPLKGKVSKAKIVVVSSIAAALGAFLLSLLVVAMVVNAKKKARMDEMERRAYEEEALQVSMVGHVRAVTASGTRTAPTIEHYDYRVRHS; encoded by the coding sequence ATGGACTCCTTATTTCtcatctccctctccctctccctttCCTTTTCTATGTCACTCTCACTCGAAATCAAATCCTCCACCACCCTCGATTCCATCATCCGAGACTACACATTACAATCATACACCAACAATTCCTTCAAGACAGGCAAGCTCTACACCATCAACCTACCGGCAAACCTCTCCGGGTCCGTACACGCCGACGCGATAAGGCTCCGGTGCGGCAGCCTACAAAGATACGGCGCAAGCATCAAAGAATTCCATCTCAACAAGAGCATAAACGTCCACCCTTGCCTCGAGCGAGTCATCCTCATCCGCCAACGCATCGAATCAAAAAACTTGTCTTCTCTCTACTACGACGACAACGCCCTCTCCGGCTATGAACTCATCTCCCCCATCCTAACCCTAACCGCTTACTCTCTCTACGGAAGCAATGCAACCACCATCGATCTCGGCCCCATCACGATCGATTTCAGCAGCGTGGAAAACAAGTCGAAAAGCAATATTTTGTTATGTGCGAGCTTTGGGGTGGATAAGAAGGAGGTAGTGTTGACAAAGCAAGTGGGGGATAATGTGTGTGGGGCGGCGAGAGAGGGGCGGTTCGGGGTGGTGAGGGAGCAGGGACTGATGCCGCTGAAGGGGAAGGTGAGTAAGGCGAAGATAGTGGTGGTGAGCTCGATTGCAGCGGCGTTGGGGGCTTTCCTGCTGAGTTTGCTGGTGGTGGCGATGGTGGTGAACGCGAAGAAGAAGGCGAGGATGGACGAGATGGAGAGGCGAGCGTACGAGGAGGAGGCGTTGCAGGTGTCGATGGTGGGGCATGTGAGGGCGGTCACGGCTTCCGGCACCAGGACTGCGCCCACCATCGAGCATTATGATTATCGAGTTCGCCATTCTTGA